A single window of Chloroflexota bacterium DNA harbors:
- a CDS encoding site-2 protease family protein has product MNPIQALLDSGASMLVVIPIFLALLSLIVFVHELGHFAFAHRFGVAVHTFAIGLPPRLWSRLRGDDAIPAEPLAQDAASQVDGAVRLVGASDSDAPGPRNPILLYSDIEPPTRAELRAAQATGAVGAILAVPPELTAHLAGADSLALPVVRVDPETGTAIAARLRQGELQAELRRDRQAAFDAAGASIHLGGTRFAINALPLGGYVRLAGESDDFDAPQGFAQRKPWQRALILVAGPLMNFLLAPLLFMLGSLIADEVGARIVDVAEGSPAQSAGLLADDRIISVDGAAVASVSDLIRALDGAAGRPVTFEIRRNAGTVTVRAVPRAQPPPGEGPLGIRIGQVRESAPIHIAAARGITRTIESLALVPLAIGEWIAGGPVQVAGPVGIAAVVDQAARLGLERVLFLGAILSAQIGLINLLPWPGLDGGRLVFVGFEWLTGRRLNPRREAAFHFVGIMLLMALAVVITVSDVQRLAGF; this is encoded by the coding sequence GTGAATCCCATCCAGGCTCTGCTCGACTCCGGGGCGAGCATGCTGGTGGTGATCCCGATTTTCCTGGCGCTGCTGTCGCTGATCGTGTTCGTGCACGAACTGGGGCACTTCGCCTTCGCGCACCGCTTTGGCGTCGCGGTCCACACCTTCGCCATCGGCCTTCCGCCGCGTCTCTGGTCGCGACTGCGCGGCGACGACGCCATCCCGGCGGAGCCGCTGGCGCAGGACGCCGCGTCGCAAGTCGACGGCGCGGTGCGGCTAGTGGGCGCGTCCGACTCGGACGCCCCCGGGCCGCGCAACCCCATCCTGCTGTACAGCGACATCGAGCCGCCAACGCGCGCGGAGCTGCGCGCCGCGCAGGCGACCGGTGCGGTTGGCGCCATTCTGGCCGTGCCGCCCGAGCTGACCGCGCACCTCGCGGGCGCCGATTCGCTGGCGCTGCCGGTGGTCCGCGTCGACCCCGAAACGGGAACCGCCATCGCCGCGCGGCTGCGCCAGGGTGAGCTCCAGGCCGAGTTGCGCCGGGACCGCCAGGCGGCCTTTGACGCGGCCGGCGCGTCCATTCATCTCGGCGGTACCAGGTTCGCCATCAACGCACTGCCGCTGGGCGGCTATGTGCGCCTGGCGGGCGAGTCCGACGACTTCGACGCGCCGCAGGGGTTCGCGCAACGGAAGCCCTGGCAGCGCGCGCTAATCCTCGTGGCCGGCCCGCTGATGAACTTCCTGCTCGCGCCGCTCCTCTTCATGCTCGGCTCGCTGATCGCCGACGAAGTTGGGGCGCGCATCGTGGACGTCGCCGAGGGCTCGCCGGCGCAGAGCGCCGGTCTGCTGGCCGACGACCGGATCATTTCGGTTGACGGCGCCGCCGTGGCCAGCGTGAGCGACCTGATCCGCGCCTTGGACGGCGCGGCTGGACGACCGGTCACCTTCGAGATTCGACGCAATGCGGGCACCGTCACCGTGCGCGCCGTGCCGCGTGCCCAGCCGCCTCCCGGTGAAGGCCCCCTCGGCATACGCATCGGTCAAGTGCGCGAGTCCGCCCCCATCCACATCGCGGCGGCGCGCGGCATCACGCGCACCATCGAGTCGCTCGCCCTTGTGCCGCTGGCCATTGGGGAATGGATCGCCGGCGGCCCGGTCCAGGTCGCCGGCCCTGTCGGCATCGCCGCGGTCGTCGACCAGGCGGCGAGACTCGGCCTCGAACGGGTGCTCTTCCTGGGCGCCATCCTCTCGGCCCAAATCGGGCTCATCAACCTCTTGCCTTGGCCCGGTCTGGACGGCGGCCGGCTGGTGTTCGTGGGCTTCGAGTGGCTCACCGGCCGGCGGCTCAATCCGCGCCGCGAGGCCGCCTTTCACTTCGTGGGCATCATGCTGCTCATGGCGCTGGCGGTGGTCATCACCGTCAGCGACGTGCAACGCTTGGCGGGGTTCTAG
- the ispG gene encoding flavodoxin-dependent (E)-4-hydroxy-3-methylbut-2-enyl-diphosphate synthase produces the protein MIRRRGSFPIKVRDVEIGGGAPISVQSMTITDTKDVAATLAQIHQLVEAGCDIVRVAVPDKYAAAALPEIRAGTDAPLVADIHFDHRLALMAAEAGMDCLRINPGNIGGREKVEAVVRACKEREIPIRIGVNAGSIQEAWSKKIDRRPEGQELVEAMVEDALEHVKILEDLNFDQIKISLKSFEVEVTIEAYKAIAQRTMYPFHIGITESGPPRTGIIRSAVGLGSLLYDGYGDTMRVSLTTDPVEEVFVANEILKVLGLKEAGPTMVSCPSCGRCEIDLFGLSDSVEEVMGTIKEPLKVAVMGCVVNGPGEAMDADIGIAGGKGRGVIFRKGEILRTVDETDMLPVLTDEIRKLEAEFAANGDSSD, from the coding sequence GTGATTCGACGCCGAGGGTCATTCCCCATCAAGGTCCGCGACGTGGAGATCGGCGGCGGGGCGCCCATCAGCGTCCAGTCGATGACGATCACCGACACGAAGGACGTCGCCGCCACGCTCGCCCAGATCCACCAGCTCGTCGAGGCCGGCTGCGACATCGTGCGCGTGGCCGTGCCCGACAAATACGCCGCCGCGGCGCTCCCCGAAATCCGCGCGGGTACCGATGCGCCCCTTGTCGCCGACATTCATTTTGACCACCGGTTGGCGCTCATGGCCGCCGAAGCCGGCATGGACTGCCTGCGCATCAACCCCGGCAACATCGGTGGACGCGAGAAGGTCGAGGCGGTGGTTCGCGCCTGCAAGGAGCGCGAGATCCCGATTCGGATCGGGGTCAACGCCGGGTCGATTCAGGAGGCGTGGTCGAAGAAGATCGACCGGCGTCCCGAGGGCCAGGAACTCGTCGAGGCCATGGTCGAAGACGCCCTCGAGCACGTCAAGATTCTCGAAGACCTCAACTTCGACCAGATCAAGATCTCGCTCAAGTCGTTCGAGGTCGAGGTGACCATCGAGGCCTACAAGGCCATCGCCCAGCGCACCATGTACCCCTTCCACATCGGAATCACCGAGTCTGGTCCGCCGCGCACCGGCATCATCCGCTCGGCCGTCGGGCTCGGAAGTCTGCTCTACGACGGCTACGGCGACACCATGCGCGTATCGCTGACGACCGACCCCGTGGAGGAAGTCTTCGTCGCCAACGAGATTCTCAAGGTGCTGGGGCTCAAGGAAGCCGGTCCCACGATGGTCTCGTGCCCGTCCTGCGGGCGCTGCGAGATCGACCTCTTCGGCCTCTCCGACTCGGTTGAAGAGGTGATGGGCACGATCAAGGAGCCGCTCAAGGTCGCGGTGATGGGCTGCGTGGTCAACGGCCCCGGTGAGGCGATGGACGCGGATATCGGCATCGCCGGCGGCAAGGGCCGCGGCGTGATCTTCCGCAAGGGCGAAATCCTGCGCACCGTGGACGAGACCGACATGCTGCCCGTGCTCACCGACGAGATCCGCAAGCTGGAGGCCGAGTTCGCCGCGAATGGCGATTCGTCCGACTAA
- a CDS encoding alcohol dehydrogenase catalytic domain-containing protein, giving the protein MTSMLAVRKAAPTPGVELAELPRPQPAADEFLIKVRRSGICGSDKHLYLWDEWAAGNYPTPFTLGHELVGEVAELGAHVRGFAPGDVVAIESHIFDGTCRPCRTGNAHVCENLRILGIDVSGGFAEYAAVPSRLAWRVPPTIPLERAVLFEPLGNAVHAAMRYDVSGQPVAVYGCGPMGLMAIAVAHTAGAFPIVASDVSDYRRTLALQVGAHQTVDASRPSVEQDIVDALGERPTVSLEMSGHPTALRQALRVSANAGKIVFLGIPPKPITIDLAEEFMFKGLEAYGVTGRLIWDTWYRTEAFLQIHGDLLEPLVTHTFPLRDFEDAMQLVLSGDCGKVLLDIDG; this is encoded by the coding sequence ATGACGTCGATGCTTGCCGTCCGCAAGGCCGCGCCCACCCCCGGCGTCGAGCTGGCCGAGTTGCCGCGGCCCCAACCGGCCGCCGATGAGTTCCTCATCAAAGTGCGGCGCAGCGGCATCTGCGGCTCGGACAAGCACCTCTACCTCTGGGACGAGTGGGCGGCGGGCAACTACCCCACGCCGTTCACCCTGGGGCACGAGCTGGTCGGCGAGGTCGCGGAATTGGGAGCCCACGTGCGGGGGTTCGCGCCCGGCGACGTCGTGGCCATCGAGAGCCACATCTTCGACGGCACGTGCCGTCCCTGCCGCACCGGCAACGCCCACGTATGCGAGAACCTGCGCATTCTCGGCATCGACGTGTCCGGTGGCTTCGCCGAATACGCCGCCGTGCCGAGCCGGCTCGCCTGGCGCGTGCCGCCGACGATTCCGCTGGAGCGGGCCGTCCTTTTCGAGCCGCTTGGCAACGCCGTGCACGCCGCCATGCGCTACGACGTTTCCGGCCAGCCGGTCGCGGTCTACGGCTGCGGCCCGATGGGACTCATGGCCATCGCGGTGGCGCACACGGCCGGGGCCTTCCCCATCGTCGCCTCCGACGTCTCGGACTATCGCCGCACGCTGGCGTTGCAGGTCGGCGCGCACCAGACCGTCGACGCGTCAAGGCCGAGCGTCGAGCAAGACATCGTCGACGCCCTAGGGGAGCGCCCCACGGTCAGCTTGGAAATGTCGGGGCACCCCACCGCGCTGCGGCAGGCGCTGCGGGTCTCGGCCAACGCCGGCAAGATCGTGTTCCTGGGTATTCCGCCCAAGCCGATCACCATCGATCTGGCCGAGGAATTTATGTTCAAGGGCCTGGAGGCCTACGGCGTCACCGGACGCTTGATCTGGGATACCTGGTATCGCACGGAGGCCTTCCTGCAAATCCACGGCGACCTGCTCGAGCCGCTGGTCACGCACACGTTTCCGCTGCGCGACTTCGAGGACGCCATGCAACTCGTGCTCTCGGGCGACTGCGGCAAGGTGCTGCTCGACATCGACGGTTAG
- a CDS encoding DMT family transporter, giving the protein MAELLVLGAALSWAVSIVALRPLTARHGALPITAVRAIAPAVAFALIVTVAGRWGEAVSMPLVNLLAILVAVVVGIGGGEVLLVRAVPRVGVSRAYALASTYPLFTALIAVTLLGETLTVMDGVGGVLIVAGGLLLAIEPAARSGAALPGPWRLRTSVGAVLALLASLLFALDLNALRLALEGLPPEIVNAVRMPLAALALNVAALASSGRWAPVSLGRRDSLIALASGLLALTVGGYMFLSGIQAIGAARGGALTATAPVFVLLLSSVTLRERPGRYAIVGVLVSAGGVALLTIG; this is encoded by the coding sequence GTGGCGGAGCTGTTGGTGCTGGGCGCCGCGCTCTCGTGGGCGGTGAGCATTGTGGCCCTGCGGCCGCTCACCGCGCGGCATGGCGCGCTGCCCATCACCGCCGTGCGAGCCATCGCGCCGGCGGTGGCCTTCGCGCTGATCGTCACGGTCGCCGGCCGCTGGGGCGAGGCCGTGTCCATGCCCCTGGTGAACCTGCTGGCCATCCTGGTGGCGGTGGTGGTTGGAATCGGCGGCGGCGAGGTGCTCCTCGTGCGCGCCGTGCCTCGGGTTGGGGTCTCTCGCGCCTACGCCCTGGCCTCGACCTATCCGCTGTTCACCGCCCTGATCGCCGTCACGCTGCTCGGCGAGACGCTCACCGTGATGGACGGCGTGGGTGGGGTACTCATCGTGGCCGGTGGGCTGCTTCTCGCTATCGAGCCGGCCGCACGGTCCGGCGCGGCGTTGCCGGGACCGTGGCGTCTGCGCACGTCGGTGGGCGCCGTGCTCGCGCTGCTCGCGTCGCTGTTGTTCGCGCTCGATTTGAACGCCCTCAGGCTTGCCTTGGAGGGTCTGCCGCCGGAGATCGTCAATGCCGTGCGGATGCCGCTGGCGGCGCTGGCGTTGAACGTGGCCGCGCTGGCGTCCAGCGGCCGCTGGGCGCCCGTCAGCCTGGGCCGGCGTGACAGCCTGATCGCGCTGGCCAGCGGACTGCTGGCTCTGACGGTGGGCGGCTACATGTTTCTCTCGGGCATTCAAGCCATCGGGGCGGCGCGCGGCGGCGCGCTCACGGCCACGGCACCCGTCTTCGTGCTCTTGCTGAGCAGCGTGACCCTGCGCGAGCGGCCCGGACGCTACGCCATCGTCGGCGTGCTGGTCAGTGCCGGCGGCGTGGCCTTGCTGACGATCGGCTAA
- the mutS gene encoding DNA mismatch repair protein MutS, with protein MSTTTLTPLRRQYLDIKRQHPEALLFFRLGDFYELFDRDAEVAAEELQIVLTSREFGRSGRSPMCGVPHHAVAGYIAKLVEAGHRVAVCDQVTAAGNGLVDRAVTRVITPGTVVDEDMLRPQTNNYLAAVVPSESQVGFAYADVTTGEFAATELHAGQLGPELSRVAPRETLAFGDIDLSGAVTGADWMADPGTAGETLRRHLAVHDLDGLGLADRPQASRAAGALLAYVSETDANALHVLTGLHVYGVSTYMELDPATRANLELESGGRASRRDHSLLGVLDRTRTPMGARRLRRHVARPSLERDVIERRLDLVEALVADADRRAELRDTLRSVGDLERLANRVLRRTASVNDVRRVATALDGLASVRHTLDGAGGALEHLHDRIDTCDEAQALIARAIDDGERTIRAGYSDELDRLVAGAGSAKAWIAALETQERERLGIRSLKVRFNRVFGYYIELGRAYADQVPDHYERRQTLANAERYVIPELKEREAEVLNAQEQIEALEALLFEEVVERLAGWAPAMLESSAAIAALDVAASLAEVAVLQGYTRPTLTDEGRIEIEAGRHPVVEASQTEPFVPNDTRLDPDDRQILVLTGPNMAGKSTYLRQTALIVLLAQVGSFVPAARAEISLVDRIFTRAGARDDLAAGASTFMVEMLELAAILAQATPRSLLILDEIGRGTSTYDGISVAQAVVEHLHHHPRLRAKTIFATHYHELTSVAGMLPRVHNANVAVAEQGERVVFLRRIVDGPADRSYGVQVAQLAGLPPAVIRRAREILVELERLAAGAKGVPNVQLTLLTPDEHPVVKRLRHLDPEQLSPLDALSLVYELRNEADA; from the coding sequence GTGAGCACGACGACGCTGACACCGCTGCGGCGCCAATATCTTGACATAAAACGCCAGCACCCCGAAGCTCTCCTATTCTTTCGCCTCGGCGATTTCTACGAGCTGTTCGACCGCGACGCCGAGGTCGCCGCTGAAGAGCTGCAAATCGTGCTCACCTCGCGCGAGTTCGGGCGCAGCGGCCGCTCACCCATGTGCGGCGTGCCCCACCACGCCGTGGCGGGCTACATCGCCAAACTCGTCGAGGCGGGGCATCGCGTCGCGGTGTGCGACCAGGTAACCGCCGCCGGCAACGGCCTTGTGGACCGCGCGGTCACCCGGGTGATCACGCCGGGCACGGTGGTCGACGAGGACATGTTGCGGCCCCAGACAAACAACTACCTGGCGGCCGTGGTTCCCTCGGAGAGCCAGGTGGGCTTCGCCTACGCCGACGTCACGACCGGGGAGTTCGCCGCCACCGAGCTGCACGCCGGTCAACTCGGTCCCGAGCTCAGCCGGGTCGCGCCGCGCGAGACGCTGGCCTTCGGCGACATCGACCTGTCGGGCGCCGTGACCGGCGCGGACTGGATGGCCGATCCGGGCACGGCCGGGGAGACGCTGCGGCGCCATCTGGCGGTCCACGACCTTGACGGATTGGGACTCGCCGACCGTCCCCAGGCGTCGCGCGCCGCGGGGGCGCTGCTGGCCTACGTCAGCGAAACGGACGCAAACGCGCTGCACGTGCTGACCGGCCTGCACGTCTACGGCGTGTCGACCTACATGGAGCTCGATCCCGCCACCCGCGCGAACCTGGAGCTCGAATCCGGGGGGCGCGCCTCACGCCGCGACCACAGCCTGCTGGGCGTGCTCGACCGAACCCGAACCCCGATGGGAGCCCGGCGATTGCGGCGGCACGTCGCCCGTCCGTCGCTCGAACGCGACGTGATCGAGCGGCGCCTGGACCTCGTCGAGGCGCTTGTCGCAGACGCCGACCGCCGGGCCGAGCTGCGCGACACCCTGAGGTCCGTCGGCGACCTGGAGCGGCTGGCCAATCGCGTGCTGCGGCGCACGGCGAGCGTCAACGACGTCCGCCGCGTCGCCACCGCGCTCGACGGGCTGGCCTCGGTTCGCCACACGCTCGACGGGGCAGGCGGGGCGCTCGAACACCTGCACGACCGCATCGACACCTGCGACGAGGCCCAGGCGCTGATTGCCCGAGCCATCGACGACGGCGAGCGCACCATTCGCGCCGGATACAGCGACGAGCTTGACCGGCTGGTCGCTGGCGCCGGGTCGGCCAAGGCCTGGATCGCCGCGCTGGAAACGCAAGAGCGCGAACGCCTGGGGATCAGGTCGCTCAAAGTCCGCTTCAACCGCGTGTTCGGCTACTACATCGAGCTCGGCCGCGCCTACGCTGACCAGGTGCCAGATCACTACGAGCGCCGCCAGACCCTGGCCAACGCCGAGCGCTACGTCATCCCGGAGCTCAAGGAGCGCGAGGCGGAGGTCCTCAACGCCCAGGAGCAGATCGAAGCCCTCGAAGCCCTTCTGTTCGAGGAGGTGGTGGAGCGCCTCGCGGGATGGGCGCCCGCCATGCTCGAGTCGTCGGCGGCCATCGCCGCTCTCGACGTCGCCGCGTCGCTGGCCGAGGTGGCCGTGCTCCAGGGCTACACGCGACCAACGCTCACCGACGAAGGCCGCATCGAAATCGAGGCCGGTCGCCACCCGGTCGTCGAGGCCAGCCAGACCGAGCCGTTCGTGCCCAACGACACCCGGCTCGATCCCGACGATCGGCAAATCCTGGTGCTCACCGGACCCAACATGGCCGGCAAGTCCACCTATCTGCGCCAGACGGCGCTGATCGTGCTGCTGGCGCAGGTCGGGAGCTTCGTGCCGGCCGCGCGCGCCGAGATCAGCCTGGTGGACCGCATTTTCACGCGCGCCGGCGCACGCGACGACCTCGCGGCGGGCGCCAGCACCTTCATGGTGGAGATGCTGGAGCTGGCCGCCATCCTGGCCCAGGCCACGCCCCGCAGCCTGCTCATTCTGGACGAAATCGGCCGCGGCACGAGCACCTACGACGGAATCTCAGTTGCCCAGGCGGTCGTCGAGCACCTGCACCATCACCCGCGCCTGCGCGCCAAGACGATCTTCGCCACGCACTACCACGAGCTGACCTCGGTGGCCGGCATGCTGCCCCGCGTGCACAACGCCAACGTCGCCGTCGCCGAGCAGGGTGAAAGGGTCGTGTTCCTGCGCCGCATCGTGGACGGTCCGGCGGACCGCAGCTACGGCGTGCAGGTGGCCCAGCTGGCGGGACTGCCGCCGGCCGTGATCCGGCGCGCGCGCGAGATCCTGGTCGAGCTCGAGCGGCTAGCGGCCGGCGCCAAAGGCGTGCCGAACGTCCAACTCACGCTGCTGACGCCCGACGAGCATCCTGTCGTCAAGCGCTTGCGCCATCTGGATCCCGAGCAGCTGAGTCCCCTGGACGCGCTGAGCCTGGTCTACGAGCTGCGCAACGAAGCCGACGCGTGA
- the mutL gene encoding DNA mismatch repair endonuclease MutL: protein MSIRRLPPDIASKIAAGEVIERPASVVKELIENAIDAGAGRVTVEVHEGGLSFIQVTDDGHGIASDQLELAVERHSTSKLRTVDDLSRIRTLGFRGEALASIAAVAELTIASVTGAGSPGHRVTACDDAIIESTPHGGPVGTQVTVRALFRSIPARRQFLRAERTELGHVMDAVTHAAIGHPSVAFRLLDGERERLRTPGTGDLRATLVAIHGQSVVKELIELPPGETLGIDGFVSQPHVQRSTRRDISLFVNGRWVGDRLLAGAISDAYQGLLPSRRYPVVVLRLEIPPEDVDVNVHPAKAEVRFRRGGEVFSRVSATVRRALTAGGAVTPARVDEPILDQFYLPTGAMPWDGNPPPAPRNLPGEPPGEPQPEADANGGGQLRSPVPRALGQIDHTYIVAVGPAGVYLIDQHAAHERILYHQLGQTGANSSQALLDPAPVTLSAPASEWVGDHLADLAALGVDVEPFGTNAWLVRRVPATGRAIDAAAYLSAVVDEAREAPTGRRVVTEQLRWSAACHAAVKAGDQLAIDEMQAVVEGLERCDLGLTCPHGRPTMILLTRDLLDRQFGRG from the coding sequence GTGAGCATCCGCCGCCTCCCGCCCGACATCGCCAGCAAGATCGCCGCCGGCGAGGTGATCGAGCGTCCCGCCTCGGTGGTGAAGGAGCTGATCGAGAACGCCATCGACGCCGGTGCCGGTCGGGTGACCGTGGAGGTGCACGAGGGCGGTCTGAGCTTCATTCAAGTCACCGACGACGGTCATGGCATCGCGTCGGACCAGCTGGAGCTTGCCGTGGAACGCCACAGCACCAGCAAGCTGCGCACCGTGGACGACCTGTCGCGCATCCGCACGCTGGGGTTCCGCGGCGAAGCGCTCGCCAGCATCGCCGCCGTCGCCGAGCTAACCATAGCGTCGGTGACCGGCGCGGGGTCTCCCGGGCATCGGGTGACGGCGTGCGATGACGCCATCATCGAGTCGACGCCCCACGGCGGGCCGGTCGGAACGCAAGTCACGGTGCGCGCGCTGTTCCGGTCGATTCCGGCGCGACGCCAGTTTCTAAGGGCCGAGCGCACGGAGCTCGGCCACGTCATGGACGCCGTGACGCACGCCGCCATCGGGCACCCATCAGTCGCGTTTCGCCTGCTCGACGGCGAACGCGAGCGACTGCGCACGCCCGGAACAGGCGATCTGCGGGCCACGCTCGTTGCCATCCACGGCCAATCCGTCGTCAAGGAACTGATCGAGCTGCCGCCCGGCGAGACGCTCGGCATCGACGGATTCGTCTCGCAGCCGCACGTCCAGCGGAGCACGCGCCGTGACATCTCGCTCTTCGTGAACGGCCGCTGGGTCGGCGACCGGCTGCTGGCCGGCGCCATCAGCGACGCCTACCAGGGCCTGCTGCCGAGCCGGCGCTACCCGGTCGTGGTTCTCCGGCTGGAGATCCCACCCGAGGACGTGGACGTCAACGTGCATCCGGCCAAGGCCGAGGTGCGATTCCGACGCGGCGGCGAAGTCTTCAGCCGCGTATCGGCCACCGTGCGCCGCGCCCTGACGGCCGGCGGCGCGGTGACGCCCGCGCGAGTGGACGAGCCCATCCTGGACCAGTTCTATCTGCCGACCGGCGCCATGCCCTGGGACGGGAATCCGCCACCGGCCCCGCGCAACCTGCCCGGCGAGCCGCCGGGGGAGCCGCAGCCGGAGGCGGACGCCAATGGCGGCGGACAGCTTCGCTCGCCCGTGCCCCGCGCGCTGGGACAGATCGATCACACCTACATCGTGGCCGTCGGTCCCGCCGGTGTGTACCTGATCGACCAGCACGCCGCCCACGAGCGCATCCTCTACCACCAGTTGGGCCAGACTGGCGCCAATTCCAGCCAAGCCTTGCTCGACCCGGCGCCGGTCACGCTCTCGGCTCCGGCCTCCGAGTGGGTCGGCGATCACCTGGCGGATCTCGCGGCGTTGGGCGTCGACGTGGAGCCGTTCGGCACGAATGCCTGGCTGGTGCGCCGAGTGCCCGCGACCGGACGGGCCATCGACGCGGCGGCCTACTTGTCTGCCGTGGTCGACGAAGCGCGCGAGGCGCCCACCGGCCGGCGCGTGGTCACCGAGCAGCTGCGCTGGTCCGCCGCGTGCCACGCGGCGGTGAAAGCCGGCGACCAGCTCGCCATCGACGAGATGCAGGCGGTCGTCGAAGGACTGGAGCGCTGCGATCTGGGCCTCACCTGCCCGCACGGCCGCCCCACCATGATCCTGCTCACGCGCGACCTGCTCGATCGGCAGTTCGGCCGCGGCTAG
- a CDS encoding glucose 1-dehydrogenase → MRLADKVAIVTGGAKGIGRGIATAFAAEGCRVIIADIDAVTAAETVDEIQSAGGQAEFQSTDVRLPADIEQTIKRTVDAHGRLDVMVNNAGWHPPATTIDETSLELFESQLTLNLTSTYLGSKFAVPHLRRTKGNIINTASLVGVVGQTLAAAYAASKGGQVGFTKALAVELAPQGVRVNCICPAGVDTPLLWEWANTLDDPAAAARSVDALHPLGRMAQAAEIGRAALFLASEDASFVTGHALVVDGGATLDYSPAQYSA, encoded by the coding sequence ATGCGGCTAGCCGACAAGGTGGCAATCGTGACCGGCGGCGCCAAGGGGATCGGACGAGGCATCGCGACGGCGTTCGCCGCCGAGGGGTGCCGCGTGATCATTGCTGACATCGACGCGGTGACCGCCGCCGAAACCGTGGACGAGATCCAGTCCGCCGGCGGGCAGGCGGAGTTCCAGTCCACCGACGTGCGCCTGCCCGCGGACATCGAGCAGACCATCAAGCGCACAGTCGACGCCCACGGCCGGCTGGACGTAATGGTCAACAACGCCGGCTGGCACCCGCCGGCCACAACCATCGACGAGACTTCGCTGGAGCTCTTCGAATCTCAGCTCACGCTCAATCTCACGAGCACCTATCTCGGCAGCAAATTCGCCGTGCCGCATTTGCGCCGGACCAAGGGCAACATCATCAACACGGCCTCCCTGGTGGGCGTCGTGGGGCAGACGCTGGCCGCGGCCTACGCGGCCTCCAAGGGCGGCCAAGTCGGCTTCACCAAGGCCCTGGCGGTCGAACTCGCGCCGCAGGGCGTGCGGGTGAACTGCATCTGCCCCGCGGGCGTCGACACGCCGCTGCTGTGGGAGTGGGCCAACACCCTCGACGACCCGGCGGCGGCCGCGCGGTCGGTAGACGCGCTGCACCCGCTGGGCCGCATGGCGCAGGCGGCGGAGATCGGCCGTGCCGCGCTCTTTCTCGCGAGCGAGGACGCGTCGTTCGTCACCGGCCACGCGCTGGTCGTGGACGGCGGCGCCACACTGGACTATTCGCCGGCCCAGTACTCGGCCTGA